CGCCGGAGACCTCCATCGTGCGCGACGTCTACCGCGGCCTGACCGCCGAGTTCGGCAAGGTGGACACCTACGTCGACCTGCACCACCAGGGCGCCTGCTACGTGATGCCGGACGATCCCGACGAGTTCGTCACGCTGTCCATCTCGGGCAAGTTCGTCGACGACCCGGCCACCACGCCCGGCTACGAGAAGTATGCGCCGAAGTACGACCTCAAGTACTCGAAGCAGCTGAACGTGGCGGTGAACAACGCGCTGCAGGGCGCGGCGAACAACCGGCCGGTCTTCGGGAACGTGACCCTGTACCCGCAGGACACCAACCTGCCCGGCACCGGGCTGGGCTCGTTCGCGCTGAACGGCAGCGGCACCGTGCTGTTCGAGGTGCGCGGGCAGACCCAGACGCTGGGACAGCAGCACCGCGCGGTGCTCACCAAGTCCGTCTACATCGGACTGGACGGGATGCTGTCCTCGATCGCCAGCGGGCACGTGCGCAACCTGGACCCGGCCGAGTACGACCGGATCCCGCCGCGCGGGCCGAACATCGGCACCGCGGCGGCCGAAGCCGACGCTCGCCTGGACGACTGAAGCAAGCAGCGTTCAAAACAAGCAGCGTCTAAAGCAGGAAGTGGAACAACGGGCTGCCCGGTTCCACCCGTTCCACCTGGAGCGGGCTGGCTTCGAGGCGGTCCAGCAGGCCGGGCAGGTCGGCTGGGCGCTCGATCTCGATCCCGATCAGCGCCGGGCCGGTCTCCCGGCTGTTGCGCTTGACGTACTCGAACAGGGTGATGTCGTCCTCCGGGCCGAGCACCTCGTCGAGGAAGCGGCGCAGCGCGCCGGGTTCCTGCGGGAAGCCGACCAGGAAGTAGTGCTTGAGCCCCTTGTGGACCAGTGACCGCTCGAGGATCTCGCTGTACCGGCTGACGTCGTTGTTGCCGCCGGAGACCACGCAGACCACGGTCTCCTGGGCACCGATCTCGACGGTCGCCCCGAGCGCCGCGCTGGCCAGCGCGCCGGCGGGCTCGGCGATGATGCCGTCGGACTGGTACAGCTCCAGCATCTCGGTGCACACCCCGCCCTCTTCGACGGTGGTCAGCTCGGCACCGCTGTCGCGGATCAGCGGGTAGGTGACCGAACCGGCGATGGCCACCGCGGCGCCGTCGACGAACGAGTCCACCGTGTCGATCCGCACCGGCCCACCGGCTTCGAGCGCGGCGGCCAGGCAGGCGGCCCCGGCCGGTTCGACGCCGACGATCCGGGTCGAGGGATGGCGTTCGCGCATCCAGCTGACGATCCCGGCGAGCAGCCCGCCGCCGCCGACCGGCACCACCAGCACGTCCGGCGCGAAGCCCAGCTGCGCGACGATCTCGCGGGCGACCGTGCCCTGCCCGGCGACCGTGCGCGGGTCGTCGAAGGCGGGCACCAGGGTCGCGCCGGTGCGCTCGGCCTCGCGCTTGGCCTCGGCGGAGGCGTCCTCGTAGCTGTCGCCGGTGACGATGACCTCGACGTGCGCGCCGCCGAGCGTGGCGATCCGCTCGCGCTTCTGGCGCGGCGTGGTGCGGGGCACAAAAACGCGGCCGTTGGCGCCGAGCCGGCGGCACGCGTAGGCGACGCCCTGCGCGTGGTTGCCCGCGCTGGCGCAGACCACGCCGCGGGTGCGGACCGCCTCGTCGAGCTGCACGATGAAGTTGTAGGCACCGCGGACCTTGTAGGAGCGGACCGTCTGGAGGTCCTCGCGCTTGAGCCAGACCCGGGCGTTCATCTGCGCGGAGAGCCGGGAACTGGGTTCGAGCGGGGTCCTGGTGACCACCCCGGCCAGTCGTTCCGCGGCCTGGTCGACCAGTTCCGCGCTTACCTCCGCCGTGCGTACGCCCTGCATGCCCGGGAACCTACTCCGGGTGGCCGCGGCCCGATCGGGGGAGGGCGGCCGCGGTCACGGCTTCGGCACGGCCGGATACGGCACGAAGGTGCTCGTGTTCTCGTCGACGGTCAGCTGCTTGCCGATGGTCGGGAAGGCGCGTTGCGGGCAGGCCGGGCGTTCGCAGACCTTGCAGCCCATGCCGATCGGGGTGGCGGCGGCCCGGTCGTCCAGGTCGAGGCCGGTCGAGTAGACCAGCCGCCGCGCGTGGCGGAGTTCACAGCCGAGGCCGACGGTGAACATCTTTCCGGGCGAGCCGTAGCCGCCGATGTTCCGCGAGATCGTCCGTGCGATCCAGAAGTAGCTCTTGCCGTCCGGCAGCGACGCGATCTGCGTCAGGATCTTGCCCGGCGACGTGAACGCCTCGTAGATGTTCCACAGCGGGCACGCCCCGCCCACCCGCGAGAAGTGGAAGCCCGCCGCCGACTGCCGCTTCGACATGTTGCCCGCGCGGTCCACCCGCACGAACGAGAACGGCACCCCGCGCATCTTCGGCCGTTGCAGGGTGGACAGCCGGTGGCACGCCGTCTCGAAGCCCACCCCGAAGTGGTCGCACAGCCGCTCGATGTCGTACCGGTACTCCTCGGCTCGCCGGTAGAACTGCTCGTACGGCAGGATCAGCGCCCCGGCGAAGTAGTTGGCCAGCCCGACCCGCGCCAGCGAACGCGCGGCCGGACCGGAGAACGCCCACGAATCGGCCAGCTCGGCG
The genomic region above belongs to Amycolatopsis sp. YIM 10 and contains:
- the ilvA gene encoding threonine ammonia-lyase IlvA; this translates as MQGVRTAEVSAELVDQAAERLAGVVTRTPLEPSSRLSAQMNARVWLKREDLQTVRSYKVRGAYNFIVQLDEAVRTRGVVCASAGNHAQGVAYACRRLGANGRVFVPRTTPRQKRERIATLGGAHVEVIVTGDSYEDASAEAKREAERTGATLVPAFDDPRTVAGQGTVAREIVAQLGFAPDVLVVPVGGGGLLAGIVSWMRERHPSTRIVGVEPAGAACLAAALEAGGPVRIDTVDSFVDGAAVAIAGSVTYPLIRDSGAELTTVEEGGVCTEMLELYQSDGIIAEPAGALASAALGATVEIGAQETVVCVVSGGNNDVSRYSEILERSLVHKGLKHYFLVGFPQEPGALRRFLDEVLGPEDDITLFEYVKRNSRETGPALIGIEIERPADLPGLLDRLEASPLQVERVEPGSPLFHFLL